In Arthrobacter ramosus, one DNA window encodes the following:
- a CDS encoding MFS transporter has translation MNHTPSAAAPERTQQQGVPHLPRASTRFSKRSAAAVLVCWLLVVFDGYDLIVYGTVQSSLITDTGWGLTKATAGTVGSMAFLGMMIGAIFAGRMSDSWGRRRTIIACAALFSIFTILCAFSPNAFVFGGLRLLAGIGLGGLVPSANALVAELVPAKWRSTIATLMMSGVPIGGSIAALAGIPLIPAFGWPVMFLVAAVALLVVVPLGMRFLPETLPQTLLASKNAKQTVGFKSLLRAPYLGMSLLFAISTLVTLFAWYGLGTWLPNLMQLAGYNLGSALTFALALNLGAVVGSVATAWAGTRFGPIPTAIAAAAVAAVALAVLVAGPPVGLVYVMLVLAGVGTHGTQCLIIAAVASHYPAHLRGTALGWALGVGRIGAVAAPQVGGLLLAAGLGVNSNFLAFAGAAAAAAILLGAIGAKIKTANTQSKNTTSVGVSNV, from the coding sequence ATGAATCACACACCATCCGCTGCAGCGCCGGAGCGGACCCAACAACAAGGCGTTCCCCACCTCCCCAGGGCCTCCACCCGGTTCTCCAAGCGTTCCGCCGCCGCTGTGCTGGTCTGCTGGTTACTGGTGGTTTTCGATGGCTATGACCTCATCGTCTACGGCACCGTGCAGTCGTCCCTCATCACCGACACAGGCTGGGGGCTCACGAAAGCCACGGCCGGCACGGTCGGTTCGATGGCCTTCCTGGGCATGATGATCGGAGCCATCTTCGCGGGCAGGATGTCGGACAGTTGGGGCCGCCGACGGACCATCATCGCCTGCGCCGCACTGTTTTCGATCTTCACCATTCTGTGTGCGTTCTCCCCGAACGCATTTGTCTTCGGGGGCTTGCGCTTGCTGGCCGGCATCGGTCTGGGCGGACTTGTTCCCTCGGCAAATGCCTTGGTCGCGGAACTGGTCCCCGCCAAATGGCGGTCCACGATCGCCACGCTGATGATGTCCGGAGTGCCGATCGGCGGCTCGATTGCCGCGTTGGCAGGCATTCCGCTGATTCCCGCTTTCGGCTGGCCGGTCATGTTCCTGGTGGCCGCCGTGGCCCTGCTCGTGGTGGTTCCGCTGGGCATGCGCTTCCTCCCGGAAACACTCCCGCAGACCCTCCTGGCCTCAAAGAATGCGAAGCAAACAGTGGGCTTCAAGTCCCTGCTCCGGGCTCCCTACCTCGGCATGAGTCTCCTGTTCGCGATCTCCACCCTCGTGACGCTCTTTGCCTGGTACGGCCTGGGCACCTGGCTGCCGAACTTGATGCAACTGGCAGGCTACAACCTCGGATCAGCCCTGACGTTCGCGCTGGCGCTCAACCTCGGTGCCGTCGTCGGCTCGGTGGCTACCGCTTGGGCGGGAACCCGCTTCGGTCCCATCCCGACGGCGATCGCGGCAGCCGCCGTCGCCGCCGTCGCGCTGGCCGTACTGGTAGCGGGTCCGCCCGTAGGACTTGTCTACGTCATGTTGGTGCTGGCCGGGGTCGGCACCCACGGAACCCAGTGCCTCATCATCGCGGCGGTCGCCAGCCATTACCCGGCGCACTTGCGCGGCACAGCGCTCGGCTGGGCGCTCGGCGTCGGCCGCATTGGAGCGGTCGCCGCACCCCAGGTAGGCGGACTGCTGCTCGCGGCCGGGCTCGGCGTCAACTCGAATTTCCTGGCATTTGCCGGGGCCGCCGCCGCCGCGGCCATCCTGCTCGGCGCCATCGGCGCGAAGATCAAAACCGCCAATACCCAATCCAAAAACACCACCTCTGTAGGAGTTAGCAATGTCTAA
- a CDS encoding FAD-dependent oxidoreductase: MSNRKPSTEVLVVGGGMAGLAGALALRANGAEVTLVEQAPEFGEVGAGLQMAPNASRVLKRWGLLGKALEIGVRPKHLVFRDALTGEELTRQTLGGEFEERYGAPYVVIHRSDLHRILLEACQDAGVRLVNDVVVEKVGTVNGRGVAHTANGDVYEADVVLGADGLKSTLRAAVAQDGPVSSSYVAYRGTVPITPETPATDLEDVVVYLGPDCHLVQYPLRKGELLNTVAVFKSPSFERGEEQYGGVDELEAAYKDCIPAVQLALRNLATGIRWPMYDRDPIENWIDGRLVLMGDAAHPMLQYLAQGACQALEDAAVLQDSTVGTVFTDDGVDTAAWDRAISDFNSARAARTARVQRTARVWGESWHVSGVARILRNLLFKSRKDGDFQYNDWLYGQEGDGVPVVPAEGTARTEALAGTHA, encoded by the coding sequence ATGTCTAACCGCAAACCGTCCACTGAAGTCCTCGTCGTCGGCGGAGGGATGGCTGGCCTTGCCGGCGCCCTGGCCCTCCGCGCAAACGGCGCCGAGGTGACGTTGGTTGAGCAGGCCCCCGAATTCGGCGAGGTCGGCGCGGGACTGCAGATGGCTCCCAACGCCTCCCGCGTCCTGAAGCGCTGGGGCCTCCTCGGGAAGGCGCTCGAGATCGGCGTCCGGCCCAAGCACTTGGTGTTCCGCGACGCCCTGACCGGTGAGGAACTCACGCGGCAGACCCTCGGTGGCGAGTTCGAAGAGCGCTACGGCGCTCCGTACGTGGTGATCCACCGCAGCGACCTGCACCGGATCCTGTTGGAGGCCTGCCAGGACGCCGGCGTCCGCTTGGTGAACGACGTCGTCGTCGAGAAAGTCGGGACCGTGAACGGCCGCGGAGTGGCACACACCGCGAACGGCGACGTTTACGAGGCCGACGTCGTGCTCGGCGCGGACGGCCTCAAGTCCACGCTCCGCGCCGCCGTCGCGCAGGACGGACCGGTGTCGTCGTCGTACGTCGCCTACCGCGGAACGGTCCCCATCACGCCTGAGACCCCGGCGACCGATCTCGAAGACGTCGTCGTCTACCTCGGTCCGGACTGCCACCTCGTGCAGTACCCCCTGCGCAAAGGCGAACTGCTCAACACGGTGGCGGTCTTCAAGTCGCCCTCGTTCGAGCGCGGGGAGGAGCAATACGGCGGCGTCGACGAACTCGAGGCCGCTTACAAGGACTGCATTCCGGCAGTCCAGCTAGCGTTGCGGAACCTTGCGACCGGCATCCGCTGGCCCATGTACGATCGCGATCCCATCGAGAACTGGATCGACGGCCGCCTGGTTCTGATGGGCGATGCCGCACACCCTATGCTCCAGTACTTGGCACAGGGAGCCTGCCAGGCGCTTGAAGACGCGGCGGTCCTCCAAGACTCCACTGTCGGCACCGTGTTCACCGACGACGGCGTGGACACCGCTGCTTGGGACCGCGCCATCAGCGATTTCAACTCAGCCCGCGCAGCGCGCACTGCCCGCGTCCAGCGCACGGCGCGTGTCTGGGGAGAGTCGTGGCACGTGTCCGGCGTTGCGCGCATCTTGCGGAACCTGCTGTTCAAGAGCCGCAAGGACGGCGACTTCCAGTACAACGACTGGCTGTACGGCCAAGAGGGCGACGGCGTCCCCGTGGTTCCGGCGGAAGGCACTGCGAGGACCGAAGCGTTGGCGGGAACGCACGCCTAG
- a CDS encoding IclR family transcriptional regulator, with translation MQNLPARKKPAYSIEAVDNALQLLQLLRDGGSLRLKDAATELGVAPSTAHRLLAMLVYRGFAVQDETRRYVPGPAMGVGPAGLSWSRLLRTVAQPHMELLSGRINETVNLMVRVGTKVRFLATVEGTNALRVGDRQGTVLPANKASGGKALLAELEPAMIEQLFRSHNAEIGGDNIPDAEYPAFLRELETIRKNGFAANFEGTEEGISALGVALHNGRGDAVGALSVATPVARFRRLFDSGLVGILRETQRQLEIDIAANPAESQPSPTQLTRS, from the coding sequence GTGCAGAATCTTCCAGCCCGCAAGAAACCGGCCTACTCCATTGAGGCCGTGGACAATGCCTTGCAACTCCTTCAGCTCTTGCGCGACGGCGGCAGCCTGCGGCTCAAGGACGCCGCCACGGAGTTGGGTGTTGCTCCGTCCACCGCCCACCGGCTGTTGGCCATGCTGGTCTACCGGGGGTTCGCGGTCCAGGACGAGACCCGCCGCTACGTGCCGGGGCCGGCGATGGGGGTTGGACCGGCAGGACTCAGTTGGAGCCGTTTGCTGCGCACGGTGGCGCAGCCGCACATGGAACTCCTGAGTGGTCGCATCAACGAGACCGTCAATCTCATGGTGCGCGTGGGAACCAAGGTGAGGTTCCTTGCAACGGTGGAAGGGACCAACGCCCTGCGGGTAGGCGACCGGCAGGGAACCGTATTGCCCGCCAACAAGGCCTCGGGCGGCAAGGCACTGTTGGCCGAGCTGGAGCCAGCCATGATTGAGCAGTTGTTCCGCAGCCACAATGCGGAGATCGGCGGGGACAACATTCCCGACGCCGAATACCCGGCTTTCCTCCGCGAGCTGGAGACGATCCGGAAAAACGGATTCGCCGCGAATTTCGAGGGCACCGAGGAAGGGATCAGCGCTTTGGGGGTGGCCCTCCACAACGGGCGGGGCGATGCCGTGGGTGCGCTGAGCGTCGCGACTCCCGTGGCAAGGTTCCGCAGGCTCTTCGACAGTGGACTCGTGGGCATCCTGCGGGAAACCCAGCGCCAATTGGAGATCGACATTGCGGCAAATCCGGCCGAGTCCCAGCCGTCACCCACCCAACTGACTCGCAGTTGA
- a CDS encoding flotillin family protein, giving the protein MFDLVVYLPILVTVLGVVVAIAVIRLLIKLMWKVAEPNEALIISGLTRGSLDTRDGMDFKIVTGKGALVVPGLQTVRTLSLTLNETELQVNCVTSQGIQVIVEGVVIYKIGDAAPFIANAARRFLGQQPKMQSQVYNVFEGHLRSIIGSMTMEEIIRERDKLASLVRSASGIEMEKLGLVVDSLQIKDLQDPTGYIQNLAKPHIAQVKMEARIAEATRNREAAEREAEAAAQIADAQSISAIKQSAAQANAETARANAAQAGPLADATARQQVVVQETEVAKLEADREEQKLQTSIRKPADAKAYAQRTEAEAQKAADISASEARARRTELEAQANARRVEVEAQANATAAAAIAGATKITGEAEAAATRARGDAAASAIKAKSLAEADGIKARAEALGTNQEAVISQQLAENMPAIVAAAAEPFAHVGNLTVLNGGDGLNSMVGGILSQVGNYLPSITAALKNGKEPPKRPTKTPDA; this is encoded by the coding sequence ATGTTCGACCTCGTTGTTTATCTCCCTATTCTTGTCACCGTATTGGGGGTAGTTGTCGCCATTGCCGTTATTCGGCTGCTCATTAAATTGATGTGGAAGGTGGCTGAACCAAACGAGGCATTGATCATTTCCGGCCTGACCCGTGGAAGTTTGGACACCAGGGACGGAATGGATTTCAAAATCGTCACCGGGAAAGGCGCCTTGGTGGTCCCCGGGCTCCAAACCGTAAGGACCTTGTCCCTCACGCTGAATGAAACAGAACTCCAGGTCAACTGCGTGACCTCGCAAGGTATCCAGGTGATCGTGGAGGGCGTGGTTATTTACAAAATCGGTGACGCCGCACCTTTCATTGCGAATGCCGCGAGGAGGTTTCTCGGCCAGCAGCCCAAAATGCAAAGCCAGGTTTACAACGTTTTTGAGGGGCATTTGCGCTCGATCATTGGCAGCATGACCATGGAAGAGATCATCCGTGAGCGCGACAAACTTGCGTCGTTGGTCCGCAGCGCCAGCGGCATAGAAATGGAAAAGCTTGGCCTAGTGGTTGATTCCCTGCAGATCAAGGATCTCCAGGACCCCACGGGTTACATCCAAAACCTGGCCAAACCGCACATTGCGCAGGTCAAAATGGAGGCCCGCATCGCTGAAGCCACTAGGAACCGCGAGGCCGCGGAGAGGGAGGCCGAGGCAGCTGCCCAGATCGCGGACGCCCAAAGCATCTCGGCGATCAAGCAATCAGCGGCACAAGCCAATGCCGAAACGGCCAGGGCCAACGCCGCCCAGGCAGGACCGTTGGCTGATGCCACGGCGCGCCAGCAAGTGGTGGTCCAGGAAACCGAGGTGGCCAAGCTGGAAGCGGACCGCGAGGAGCAGAAGCTCCAGACGTCCATCCGGAAGCCTGCCGATGCAAAGGCATACGCCCAGCGGACCGAGGCGGAAGCCCAAAAGGCCGCCGACATCAGCGCGTCCGAGGCGCGGGCACGGCGAACGGAACTCGAGGCCCAGGCGAACGCCCGCAGGGTGGAAGTCGAAGCGCAGGCCAACGCCACGGCGGCGGCAGCCATCGCGGGAGCTACAAAGATCACCGGTGAAGCCGAAGCGGCAGCCACCAGGGCCCGCGGCGACGCTGCAGCCTCCGCCATCAAGGCCAAGTCCCTGGCGGAAGCGGACGGCATCAAAGCCCGTGCCGAGGCGCTCGGAACCAACCAAGAGGCCGTGATCTCCCAGCAGCTTGCGGAGAACATGCCCGCGATCGTGGCAGCCGCGGCCGAACCCTTTGCCCACGTGGGTAACCTGACGGTCCTCAACGGTGGCGATGGCCTCAACAGCATGGTGGGTGGGATCCTGTCCCAGGTGGGCAACTACCTGCCCTCGATCACAGCAGCGCTCAAGAACGGCAAGGAGCCGCCCAAGCGGCCCACCAAAACCCCTGATGCATAG
- a CDS encoding fumarylacetoacetate hydrolase family protein → MRLLTLRTAAGTVAVRQDGDTLTEIDGFSDVGALLHEPGWAGIAEAANGATHAYDGADLAAVVPSPGKIICVGHNYRNHIKEMGREIPEYPTLFAKYQESLIGPNDDLALPQESDTVDWEAELAVVIGKKGRRISEADAADHIAGYSVLNDISMRDYQFRTVQWLQGKTWEKSTPFGPALVTKDEFTAGPLMTSAVDGEIQQQTPTGDLVFTPEFLVSYISTIITLNPGDVIATGTPGGVGHAQNPKRYLQEGQLLVTTIEGLGQLNNRVVKEA, encoded by the coding sequence ATGAGACTCCTCACCCTCCGCACCGCTGCAGGTACCGTGGCCGTCCGCCAGGACGGCGACACCCTGACAGAGATTGACGGCTTCTCCGACGTCGGCGCCCTCCTGCATGAACCCGGCTGGGCGGGGATCGCGGAGGCGGCCAACGGCGCAACGCACGCGTACGACGGCGCCGACCTCGCCGCCGTCGTGCCCTCACCGGGGAAGATCATCTGCGTCGGGCACAACTACCGCAACCACATCAAGGAGATGGGCAGGGAAATCCCCGAGTACCCCACCTTGTTCGCGAAGTACCAGGAATCGCTGATCGGCCCCAACGACGATCTGGCGTTGCCGCAGGAATCGGACACGGTTGACTGGGAGGCCGAGCTCGCCGTCGTGATCGGCAAGAAGGGGCGCCGCATCAGCGAAGCCGACGCGGCCGATCACATCGCGGGCTATTCGGTGCTGAACGACATCAGCATGCGCGACTACCAGTTCCGCACCGTCCAGTGGCTGCAGGGCAAGACCTGGGAGAAGTCCACGCCGTTCGGTCCGGCCCTGGTCACCAAGGACGAGTTCACGGCCGGGCCGCTGATGACCTCAGCGGTGGACGGCGAGATCCAGCAGCAGACCCCCACCGGGGACCTCGTGTTCACCCCGGAATTCCTCGTGTCCTACATCTCCACCATCATCACGCTGAACCCGGGCGACGTCATCGCGACCGGCACGCCCGGCGGTGTGGGCCACGCCCAGAACCCGAAGCGCTACCTCCAGGAAGGCCAGCTCCTGGTCACCACCATCGAGGGTCTGGGGCAGCTGAACAATCGCGTGGTCAAGGAAGCCTGA
- a CDS encoding maleylpyruvate isomerase family mycothiol-dependent enzyme: protein MVARHDLTTDPGLQEQLLQARRGTAFFARKLNELSDAELDGDSRLAGWSRRHVVAHIGYNARAIARLVEWASTGVETPMYPSVAVRDEEISFGATLSPIALRNLFDHSAVHLSVEWRDLPEDAWHHTVRTIQGREVPASETVWMRTREVWVHTVDLDNGATFADIPAPVLERLLRDITSAWSTRGTDKGLLVKVSGTDLMFGDPNAAVVVAGPLAGVVQWATGRGTGGVAGGAGPVPAAPKWI, encoded by the coding sequence ATGGTCGCCCGCCACGACCTCACCACCGATCCGGGCCTGCAGGAACAGCTGCTGCAGGCCCGGCGCGGGACCGCGTTCTTCGCCCGCAAGCTCAATGAACTCTCCGATGCCGAGCTCGACGGCGATTCGCGGCTTGCCGGCTGGAGCCGCCGCCACGTTGTAGCACACATCGGCTACAACGCCCGGGCCATCGCCCGGCTGGTGGAGTGGGCATCGACCGGCGTGGAGACTCCCATGTATCCCTCTGTTGCGGTGCGGGATGAGGAGATTTCCTTCGGTGCGACCCTGTCTCCCATCGCGTTGAGGAACCTCTTTGACCATTCCGCCGTGCACCTGAGCGTGGAATGGCGGGACCTGCCGGAGGACGCCTGGCACCACACGGTCCGGACCATCCAGGGCAGGGAAGTGCCGGCGTCGGAAACGGTCTGGATGCGCACCCGCGAAGTCTGGGTGCATACCGTGGACCTCGACAACGGGGCAACCTTTGCGGACATTCCTGCCCCGGTACTGGAACGGCTGCTGCGCGACATCACGTCCGCTTGGTCCACCCGCGGCACCGACAAGGGCCTCCTCGTCAAGGTCAGCGGCACGGACCTCATGTTCGGCGATCCGAACGCCGCCGTGGTGGTCGCCGGGCCTCTCGCCGGCGTCGTGCAATGGGCCACCGGGCGCGGGACCGGCGGGGTCGCCGGGGGTGCTGGGCCGGTGCCGGCGGCACCCAAGTGGATCTGA
- a CDS encoding cell division protein PerM, which produces MKLRADQTGNHGLPMPLWLQGALESAQAAIISALVVVLPLIGVWATDGFQNHAIDFLARLAGQTWLLVHGVPLQLATVNLGTAGLLGSGMLSLIPLGLTLVPFLLAWRAGRRLARASYTDQLWQAFFGALLVYGAFGAATGFVCRTQDVVINIWFAALLPLIPFGLGMVVGARRESGSWSRLIGVDAVDWLARTSQHSRWAGSYFGSAIKAGFVAIMAAMTLSAMLLAVDLVMHWTDIIAVYEGLKAGALGGGVLTIAQLGYLPNLAVFTLAWSSGAGFSLGVGSHVGPLGTAVGPLPAIPVFGALPTGQLDFGAAALALPVIAGLLAGWWFLRAGENHFDEWLSIKIKARWFTAPVSTLILGALIGAVAGALAGGLAWLARGSAGIGRLTEIGPDPRWTAVWIAAEVGIGVVIGYWVGPWLERRQKLREADLDDSVYDGDRG; this is translated from the coding sequence ATGAAACTGCGCGCTGATCAGACCGGTAACCATGGCCTGCCTATGCCTTTGTGGCTGCAGGGTGCCCTTGAGTCGGCCCAGGCCGCCATCATCTCGGCGCTCGTGGTGGTCCTACCGCTGATCGGCGTCTGGGCAACCGACGGATTCCAGAACCACGCCATCGATTTCCTGGCACGCTTGGCTGGCCAAACCTGGCTCCTCGTCCACGGCGTGCCGCTGCAGCTTGCCACCGTCAACCTGGGAACCGCAGGCCTACTGGGTTCCGGGATGCTGTCCCTCATCCCGCTCGGGCTGACTCTGGTCCCCTTCCTCCTGGCGTGGCGCGCGGGCCGCCGACTGGCCAGGGCTTCCTACACGGACCAGCTGTGGCAGGCCTTCTTCGGAGCGTTGCTTGTCTACGGGGCGTTCGGCGCGGCGACCGGATTCGTTTGCCGCACACAAGACGTCGTGATCAACATATGGTTCGCTGCATTACTTCCGCTTATCCCGTTCGGCCTTGGCATGGTGGTGGGTGCCCGGCGTGAGTCTGGCTCCTGGAGCAGGCTCATTGGCGTCGACGCAGTCGATTGGCTCGCACGCACAAGCCAACATTCCCGTTGGGCCGGTTCCTACTTCGGCTCCGCCATCAAGGCCGGATTCGTGGCGATCATGGCGGCCATGACACTCTCCGCCATGCTGCTCGCCGTCGACCTTGTCATGCACTGGACGGACATCATCGCCGTCTACGAAGGCCTGAAAGCCGGGGCCCTCGGCGGTGGCGTCCTGACCATAGCCCAGCTCGGCTACCTGCCCAATCTGGCGGTTTTCACTTTGGCTTGGTCCTCTGGCGCCGGGTTCTCCCTCGGTGTCGGCTCACACGTCGGACCGCTGGGCACCGCCGTCGGGCCCCTGCCTGCGATTCCTGTCTTCGGCGCGCTGCCCACCGGGCAACTCGACTTCGGTGCCGCGGCCCTTGCCCTTCCGGTGATCGCCGGTCTGTTGGCGGGCTGGTGGTTCCTGCGTGCGGGGGAGAACCACTTCGACGAATGGCTCTCCATCAAGATCAAGGCGCGCTGGTTCACCGCTCCTGTTTCCACGCTGATCCTCGGCGCCCTCATCGGGGCCGTGGCCGGGGCTTTGGCGGGAGGCCTCGCCTGGCTGGCACGCGGTTCCGCCGGAATCGGGCGCCTCACCGAGATCGGCCCGGACCCGCGGTGGACGGCAGTCTGGATCGCCGCGGAGGTGGGGATCGGCGTCGTGATCGGTTACTGGGTGGGTCCCTGGCTCGAAAGGCGGCAGAAGCTCCGCGAAGCGGATCTCGATGATTCCGTGTACGACGGCGACCGCGGCTAA
- a CDS encoding DUF4383 domain-containing protein has product MTTATPHAHGVHFGRTDIQNIGMGVGILMALVGLLGFIPGITMRYGELQFFGPNSHAMLLGVFQVSLLLNIVQLLIGGTGWAMSRSGGHSARNILMSFGALYIVLSVYGLSVGVDSAANFLSLNTLDNWTFIVVGILMVAAGWMFSRHLADDAK; this is encoded by the coding sequence ATGACTACCGCAACCCCACATGCACATGGTGTTCACTTTGGACGGACGGACATCCAGAACATCGGCATGGGTGTAGGTATTCTGATGGCGCTGGTGGGCCTTCTCGGATTCATTCCGGGCATCACCATGCGGTACGGGGAATTGCAGTTCTTCGGGCCAAATTCGCACGCAATGCTCCTGGGTGTGTTCCAAGTGTCGCTGCTGCTCAACATTGTGCAGCTGCTCATCGGCGGAACCGGCTGGGCGATGTCCCGCTCGGGCGGCCATAGCGCACGCAATATCCTGATGAGCTTCGGTGCCCTGTACATCGTGCTCAGTGTGTACGGACTGAGTGTCGGGGTTGATTCGGCGGCCAACTTCCTGTCGCTGAACACGCTCGACAACTGGACGTTCATCGTCGTGGGCATCCTGATGGTCGCCGCGGGCTGGATGTTTTCACGGCATCTGGCTGACGACGCAAAATAG
- a CDS encoding cupin domain-containing protein yields the protein MSISADSTTHESVAAALAVPEPTPEEAAQLEQLYRDFETGNLIPLWTEIADLMPMVPSPKAVPHVWRWNDLYPLAARAGDLVPVGRGGERRAIALANPGLAGTPYATPTLWAAIQYLGAHETAPEHRHSQNAFRFVVEGEGVWTVVNGDPVAMRRGDFLLTPGWNFHGHHNDTDQPMAWIDGLDIPFVHYADAGFFEFGTERVTDEATPDVSRSERLWAHPGLRPLSGLDDTTNSPIAAYRWEHTDAALREQLLLEDEGHPATVSQGHAAVRYTNPTTGGDVMPTIRAEFHRLRAGASTEAVREVGSSVWQVFDGRGTVVLNGESKVLEKGDLFVVPSWALWSLEAESEFDLFRFSDAPIFERLNFNRTYIEGRNK from the coding sequence GTGTCTATCAGCGCCGATAGCACCACACACGAATCTGTTGCCGCCGCGCTCGCGGTGCCGGAACCGACTCCCGAGGAAGCTGCCCAGCTCGAGCAGTTGTACCGTGACTTCGAGACCGGGAACCTGATCCCGCTCTGGACCGAGATCGCGGACCTGATGCCGATGGTGCCGTCCCCGAAAGCCGTACCGCATGTGTGGCGCTGGAACGATCTGTATCCGCTGGCTGCCCGCGCCGGGGACCTCGTGCCTGTGGGCCGTGGCGGGGAACGCCGTGCCATCGCGTTGGCCAACCCGGGCCTGGCCGGCACGCCGTATGCGACGCCGACGTTGTGGGCGGCCATCCAGTATCTGGGCGCGCACGAAACAGCCCCGGAGCACCGCCACTCGCAGAACGCGTTCCGGTTCGTCGTCGAAGGTGAAGGCGTCTGGACCGTTGTCAACGGGGACCCGGTGGCGATGCGCCGCGGTGACTTCCTGCTGACGCCGGGCTGGAACTTCCACGGCCACCACAACGACACCGATCAGCCGATGGCGTGGATCGACGGACTGGACATCCCGTTCGTGCACTACGCGGACGCCGGGTTCTTCGAATTCGGCACCGAACGGGTTACGGATGAGGCCACCCCGGACGTTTCGCGCTCCGAGCGCCTCTGGGCCCACCCGGGCCTGCGCCCGCTGTCCGGGCTCGATGACACCACCAACTCACCGATCGCGGCCTACCGCTGGGAGCACACCGACGCCGCCCTGCGCGAACAGTTGCTTCTCGAGGATGAAGGCCACCCCGCCACGGTGTCCCAGGGCCACGCCGCTGTGCGCTACACAAACCCGACCACCGGCGGGGACGTGATGCCCACCATCCGCGCCGAGTTCCACAGGCTGCGGGCCGGGGCTTCCACCGAGGCTGTGCGCGAAGTCGGTTCCAGCGTCTGGCAGGTCTTCGATGGCCGCGGCACCGTGGTGCTGAACGGGGAGTCCAAGGTCCTGGAGAAGGGCGACCTGTTCGTGGTCCCGTCCTGGGCCTTGTGGTCCCTCGAGGCCGAGAGCGAGTTCGACCTCTTCCGCTTCAGCGATGCCCCCATTTTCGAACGACTGAATTTCAACCGCACGTACATCGAAGGACGCAACAAATGA